From a region of the Cenarchaeum symbiont of Oopsacas minuta genome:
- a CDS encoding acyl-CoA synthetase has protein sequence MTQVGKIFDDTIKTDHKVITEELSKSILKSYGLTVPPYALATSSAEAVNAAKRIGFPLVMKVVSPQILHKTDVGGVKVGINNVIDVKKTFDDMHTRISKKKGVSIKGILLEKMVPKGVELIVGLQNDPQFGPVMMVGMGGIMTEIMRDVAFRMLPISSSDAKSMIDELQGSKLLKGFRGSKPIDMKMLTLALVKIGKMGMDHATHFESIDFNPIVVYPKSYSIVDAKIILRKSPKLDAVSKAKPDASFIEKFFTPKSVALVGASATKGKIGNSILDSLVKHDYKGIVYPINPKQKSISGIKCYPSISKVPKKVDLVVICVDLSITPPVMEECAKLGIHNVVIVSGGGKELGGKRAEYEMQIKQLSEEHKIRIIGPNCIGMFNAANRLDCAFQGRERMIRAKLGSVALLSQSGTMGISFLETADSFGLSKMVSYGNRSDVDEADMIWYLANDPQTKVIVLYVEGFGDGRKFIKTAKQVMKEKKKPIVIWKSGRTAAGAKQAASHTGSLGGSNAIIMGAFKQAKIISVDSYQELAAVTKALAWQPPAHGEKCGLCSNGAGPMIGAIDHFDRLGLSLAKVSSSTLKKMTDHFPKTYVIGKGNPADVTGGASAEDYQFTMKAFLDDDGVDIIMPWFVFQDDPLSEVIVDYLECISKLRRKPIIVGGNGGPYTKKMSKIIETHKIPVYDDIRDWVAAASALAKWGRMQK, from the coding sequence ATGACGCAAGTTGGAAAAATATTTGATGATACAATAAAAACTGATCATAAAGTAATTACTGAAGAACTCTCAAAATCAATTCTAAAATCATATGGACTCACAGTTCCACCGTATGCTCTTGCAACTTCGTCTGCGGAAGCGGTAAATGCCGCAAAAAGGATAGGGTTTCCACTTGTAATGAAGGTTGTATCTCCACAGATACTGCACAAAACTGATGTGGGAGGTGTTAAAGTAGGAATTAACAACGTTATAGATGTTAAAAAAACTTTTGACGATATGCATACTCGCATCTCAAAGAAAAAAGGTGTATCGATAAAAGGAATTTTACTTGAGAAAATGGTTCCAAAAGGTGTAGAGCTTATTGTTGGTCTACAAAATGATCCACAATTCGGACCAGTTATGATGGTGGGAATGGGCGGAATTATGACCGAGATCATGCGTGATGTTGCATTTAGAATGCTTCCAATTAGCTCATCTGATGCTAAATCTATGATTGATGAACTACAGGGATCAAAATTGCTAAAAGGTTTTCGTGGCTCAAAACCCATTGACATGAAAATGCTCACTTTGGCTCTTGTCAAGATTGGAAAAATGGGCATGGATCATGCAACGCACTTTGAGAGCATTGATTTTAATCCGATTGTCGTATATCCAAAATCATATAGTATTGTGGATGCAAAAATTATACTTCGTAAATCTCCAAAACTAGATGCAGTTTCAAAAGCAAAACCTGATGCATCATTTATAGAAAAATTCTTTACGCCAAAATCCGTCGCACTAGTTGGAGCTTCTGCAACAAAAGGCAAAATCGGCAATTCTATTTTAGATAGCCTTGTAAAACATGATTACAAGGGTATTGTATATCCAATAAACCCAAAACAAAAGAGTATATCTGGAATAAAATGCTATCCGTCAATATCCAAAGTTCCAAAAAAGGTGGATCTTGTCGTAATATGTGTAGATCTTTCTATAACGCCTCCTGTAATGGAAGAGTGTGCAAAACTTGGTATTCATAACGTAGTTATTGTATCTGGTGGTGGTAAGGAACTTGGTGGCAAACGTGCCGAATATGAGATGCAGATAAAACAACTCTCAGAAGAGCATAAAATACGCATTATTGGTCCAAATTGTATTGGAATGTTCAATGCAGCAAATCGATTAGATTGTGCATTTCAAGGACGCGAACGCATGATTCGTGCTAAACTTGGATCCGTAGCATTACTCTCACAGAGTGGCACTATGGGAATAAGCTTTTTGGAGACTGCTGACTCGTTCGGACTCTCGAAAATGGTAAGCTATGGAAATCGTTCAGATGTAGACGAGGCTGACATGATATGGTATCTTGCAAATGATCCACAAACAAAAGTAATAGTGTTATACGTAGAAGGATTTGGCGACGGACGTAAATTCATCAAAACCGCAAAACAGGTTATGAAAGAAAAGAAAAAACCCATAGTGATATGGAAGAGTGGACGAACGGCAGCAGGTGCAAAACAAGCTGCCTCGCATACGGGTTCCTTGGGTGGCTCCAACGCGATAATCATGGGAGCGTTCAAACAAGCCAAAATTATATCTGTAGACAGCTATCAGGAACTAGCGGCGGTAACAAAAGCTCTTGCATGGCAACCTCCAGCACACGGTGAAAAATGTGGATTGTGTAGCAACGGTGCAGGACCGATGATAGGAGCTATTGATCATTTTGATAGACTTGGGCTTTCATTGGCAAAGGTCTCATCTTCAACACTCAAAAAAATGACAGATCATTTTCCAAAGACGTATGTTATCGGAAAAGGAAATCCTGCAGACGTTACTGGAGGAGCGAGTGCAGAAGATTATCAGTTTACAATGAAGGCATTCCTAGACGATGATGGGGTGGATATAATTATGCCATGGTTTGTATTCCAAGACGACCCATTAAGCGAAGTAATTGTGGATTATCTTGAATGCATCTCAAAACTCCGTCGTAAACCGATCATAGTAGGTGGCAACGGTGGCCCATACACCAAAAAGATGTCAAAGATCATCGAAACACACAAAATACCCGTATACGATGATATTCGGGATTGGGTTGCGGCCGCATCAGCTCTTGCAAAATGGGGACGTATGCAAAAATAA
- a CDS encoding 3-hydroxyisobutyrate dehydrogenase: MKVGIIGTGMLGSAVGMRLIAKGAKLTVYNRTTSKTRNLSDAGAIIADNPASAASGCDIVITCVTDASALDEICFGSNGIAEITDNCPIVCDMSTISPDESKTITEKLASSSIVMLGTPVMGGPDAAAAGELVMMASGSEHALSKCRQILSIIACEIFYIGSAGNAYAIKLAMNLQIAMLALSISEGIMFVDKTCGNPKKFLKVLNSTYFGTGMSKKKAYGMIDGKVNPTFLLRNLKKDLDALSNTANKIGLDLPMGTSAHKIYKNATKNGYGNFDYTSIIEYLKKQ, from the coding sequence ATGAAGGTTGGCATTATTGGTACAGGTATGCTTGGATCCGCAGTAGGTATGCGCTTGATTGCAAAAGGCGCAAAACTTACAGTATACAATCGCACCACCTCAAAAACTAGAAATCTCTCAGATGCTGGAGCCATTATTGCAGACAATCCAGCTAGTGCTGCAAGTGGATGCGATATAGTCATAACATGTGTGACAGATGCATCAGCACTTGATGAGATCTGCTTTGGCTCTAACGGTATTGCTGAAATTACAGATAACTGTCCCATTGTATGTGATATGAGCACGATTAGTCCAGATGAATCAAAAACTATTACTGAAAAGCTTGCATCATCATCTATTGTGATGCTTGGCACGCCAGTAATGGGAGGCCCAGATGCTGCAGCTGCTGGTGAGCTTGTCATGATGGCATCAGGTTCAGAACATGCACTCTCCAAATGTCGTCAAATTTTATCAATCATAGCCTGCGAAATATTTTATATCGGATCTGCAGGTAATGCATACGCCATAAAGCTTGCCATGAACCTTCAGATTGCCATGTTGGCATTATCCATATCCGAGGGGATCATGTTTGTAGATAAAACTTGTGGTAATCCAAAAAAATTTCTCAAAGTTTTAAACTCCACGTATTTTGGCACCGGCATGAGTAAAAAAAAGGCGTATGGAATGATCGATGGAAAAGTAAATCCCACATTTCTTTTACGTAATCTCAAAAAAGATTTGGATGCACTCTCTAATACTGCCAACAAGATTGGACTAGATCTTCCCATGGGCACTAGTGCACATAAAATCTATAAAAATGCGACAAAAAACGGGTACGGTAACTTTGATTATACTAGTATTATAGAATATTTAAAAAAACAATAA
- a CDS encoding Zinc finger C2H2-type domain-containing protein has product MKIIKVIDIDCRDIKPIMRDLLVYVSDQAEAIPTIKSHGFALEPFGEKKINSVLVVDYIKEYLNSVGEGKKYAVIAQNESITISSVSGEPMKGTDVKEKPSEDLFSCTHCGYVTRFETDLNSHRVIHYL; this is encoded by the coding sequence ATGAAAATCATAAAAGTGATAGACATAGATTGCAGGGACATAAAGCCAATTATGCGTGATTTACTTGTGTACGTTTCAGATCAAGCAGAAGCAATCCCAACAATAAAATCACATGGATTTGCACTAGAACCATTTGGAGAAAAAAAAATAAATTCTGTACTTGTTGTAGATTATATTAAAGAATATCTAAATTCTGTGGGTGAGGGAAAAAAATATGCAGTGATTGCACAAAATGAATCTATAACGATCAGCTCTGTTTCTGGAGAACCAATGAAAGGCACAGATGTAAAAGAGAAACCATCTGAGGATCTTTTTTCGTGTACTCACTGTGGATATGTTACAAGATTTGAGACTGATCTTAACTCACATAGAGTAATACATTATCTGTAA
- a CDS encoding Iron siderophore/cobalamin periplasmic-binding domain-containing protein: MTLNRIISFLPSATEILYEIGAGKSVQAVTHRCTYPDDAKTKPKVITSPIDTECMNSAEIDAANSKMQHIQNSAFMLDEDLVRRIDPDLIISQNTCVACAAHTTHVGNAIRVLDKKPKLYEMNPHTVSEIIDSISDLARMVGLEKRGVDLVKSLRVRISNVSKKCTDTPPRVMILEWIDPVYTAGHWVPDMVEAAGGINLISKSGERSRKTNIQEIAMADPDIIIVMVCGFDIIRSSSEYNTTLALSKEWCTLRAVREDRVFTIDADSYASKPSHRVVTGIEILSKVIHPKLTLDVKVPKNSFAHL; this comes from the coding sequence ATGACTCTAAATAGAATTATCTCCTTTTTGCCAAGTGCTACAGAGATTCTCTATGAGATTGGAGCTGGGAAATCTGTACAAGCCGTAACTCATAGATGCACATATCCAGATGACGCAAAAACAAAACCAAAAGTCATCACATCGCCCATAGATACAGAATGTATGAACAGTGCCGAGATCGACGCAGCAAACTCCAAGATGCAACATATACAGAATAGTGCATTTATGTTAGATGAAGATTTAGTGCGTAGAATTGATCCAGATCTTATCATATCACAAAACACTTGTGTGGCATGTGCTGCACATACAACTCATGTTGGAAATGCCATACGTGTTTTGGATAAAAAACCAAAACTATACGAGATGAATCCACATACAGTATCTGAGATCATCGATAGTATTTCGGATCTTGCACGTATGGTCGGTCTTGAAAAGCGTGGAGTAGATCTTGTAAAATCTTTACGCGTAAGAATTTCAAACGTTTCAAAAAAATGCACAGATACGCCACCTCGCGTCATGATATTAGAATGGATTGATCCTGTATACACAGCAGGGCACTGGGTTCCAGACATGGTAGAGGCTGCAGGTGGAATAAATTTAATCAGTAAATCAGGCGAACGTTCACGCAAGACTAACATTCAAGAGATTGCCATGGCTGATCCAGACATAATAATAGTTATGGTATGTGGTTTTGACATCATACGCTCCTCATCAGAATATAATACAACACTTGCACTGTCAAAAGAATGGTGCACATTACGCGCAGTAAGAGAAGATCGTGTTTTTACAATAGATGCAGACTCTTATGCTAGTAAACCAAGTCACAGAGTTGTTACCGGAATAGAAATTCTCTCAAAAGTAATACATCCAAAATTGACGTTGGATGTAAAAGTACCAAAGAATTCATTTGCACATTTGTGA
- a CDS encoding superfamily II DNA/RNA helicase, SNF2 family — MAQQHDFGTLEYVVDKYSQAWSWKITGSQAINMVSKMIAHSWYGEGSNEVIVPDSIQNIQQIQWIADRYPLEILSKSVWKRKSIKRHQKVHPKIQSYTLSRVKPGSQFRGKLLDFQKEGLDFLLKSSGNALLADEMGLGKTVQTLAYLSTEKQPFPAIVVAPLVTLKNWEREIAKFMSKKSRNGRILKGRTPTTTMIRRGKSADLGEFDFYIINYELLERRLLDLSKVGARSLICDEVQHLRSKSTRKYSAVLKLSKLETIKHRVGLSGTPIYNRGSEIWPIIDILKPGMLGNYREFCEYFCYLNEKGRAIVLENKRESLRKQLQEHVMLRRKKSDVLRELKGKVRHREVIDSDSQYYVGELEKIWKKMLDDKKHARTSFDKSASYQRAIQSERQAAGIAKLPHVINFVKGIMEIEESVVVFCHHKAIHKLLHEELSEFHPVSIIGGQSDKERQNSIDRFQEGESNLMIAGLRAGNVGINLSYARYVVFAELDWSPAIHRQAEDRLHRLGQKNTVFAYYLVGDGTLDNHVADTLVDKGFEIDSIMDGTVDRVDDGEKARRIMTQIQDRLKASGTNVEE, encoded by the coding sequence ATGGCACAACAGCATGATTTTGGCACCTTGGAATACGTGGTAGACAAGTATTCGCAAGCATGGAGCTGGAAGATTACAGGATCGCAAGCAATCAACATGGTCTCAAAAATGATCGCGCATTCATGGTACGGTGAAGGATCCAATGAGGTCATAGTGCCAGATAGTATACAAAACATCCAACAGATACAATGGATTGCGGACAGATACCCACTAGAGATACTTTCAAAATCAGTATGGAAGAGAAAGAGTATAAAGAGACATCAAAAGGTACATCCAAAAATACAGTCATATACTCTTAGTCGTGTAAAACCAGGATCTCAGTTTAGAGGAAAGCTTTTAGATTTTCAAAAAGAAGGGTTGGATTTTTTATTAAAATCTTCAGGTAATGCGTTACTTGCAGATGAAATGGGGCTTGGTAAAACAGTACAGACATTGGCGTATTTGTCTACAGAAAAACAACCGTTTCCTGCAATAGTTGTGGCACCCTTGGTAACTTTGAAAAATTGGGAACGCGAGATTGCAAAATTCATGTCCAAAAAAAGCCGCAATGGACGAATCTTAAAGGGTAGAACACCTACAACCACAATGATTCGGCGTGGTAAAAGTGCAGACCTCGGTGAATTTGATTTTTACATTATAAATTATGAATTATTAGAACGTCGCTTGTTAGATCTTTCCAAAGTTGGTGCACGCTCACTCATATGTGATGAAGTGCAACATTTAAGATCAAAATCAACTAGAAAGTATTCGGCAGTGTTAAAACTCTCAAAGCTTGAAACAATAAAACATCGTGTAGGTTTATCAGGCACTCCAATATACAACCGCGGTTCCGAAATTTGGCCCATCATAGACATACTAAAGCCAGGCATGCTTGGAAACTATCGCGAGTTTTGTGAATACTTTTGTTATTTAAATGAAAAAGGTAGAGCAATAGTACTTGAAAACAAAAGAGAATCACTACGAAAACAGCTTCAAGAGCATGTAATGCTTCGTCGTAAAAAATCTGATGTTCTACGTGAATTAAAGGGTAAAGTACGTCACCGCGAAGTAATAGATTCTGATTCACAATATTATGTCGGAGAGCTTGAAAAAATCTGGAAAAAAATGCTTGATGATAAAAAACACGCAAGAACTTCTTTTGATAAATCAGCTTCATATCAACGTGCGATACAAAGTGAACGACAAGCTGCAGGTATTGCAAAACTACCCCATGTAATCAATTTTGTGAAAGGTATAATGGAGATAGAAGAAAGCGTCGTCGTATTCTGTCACCATAAAGCTATACACAAACTTCTTCACGAGGAATTATCAGAGTTTCATCCAGTATCTATCATAGGAGGTCAATCTGACAAAGAAAGACAAAACAGTATAGACAGATTTCAGGAAGGCGAATCAAACCTCATGATAGCTGGACTACGTGCAGGAAATGTTGGGATAAATCTGAGTTATGCCAGATATGTAGTCTTTGCCGAATTAGACTGGAGTCCAGCAATACACAGACAAGCAGAAGACAGACTACATCGTCTAGGACAAAAAAACACAGTATTTGCATATTATTTGGTAGGAGACGGAACTTTGGACAATCATGTAGCAGATACGCTAGTTGACAAGGGTTTTGAGATAGATAGTATAATGGATGGTACAGTAGATAGAGTCGATGACGGTGAAAAAGCAAGACGAATTATGACACAGATACAGGATAGATTAAAAGCATCAGGTACAAATGTAGAAGAATAA
- a CDS encoding putative membrane protein has product MIQNKTLWVAITVISLPIVFALVVYSDTFSLSWNQGRGGFLFALAFIVAELVGLHIGVKKSRIIAAVPLALLVIAYMVLLENGLREQIESIADYFGIQLLLSWVWMWDFIIMAIFTTTVLIIFFGTKWIRIAPAGPIFLCGSAIILSLDAFFPYDSLGPLQYFVPYLVELNVWLVDLFDLGVANASGNMMFLKGDHGPFALQVFWPSAGVHSIIIYSLVMMAFLLKMRIVPRRKLAWFALGIFGTILVNVIRIFSLSWYALKVTTDVTLWEEFHSIAGEIMFLPWLFTFLMIVAAVESKRLRRLDVQENQK; this is encoded by the coding sequence ATGATACAAAATAAAACACTGTGGGTTGCAATAACGGTTATATCATTACCAATCGTGTTTGCTCTTGTAGTATATTCTGATACATTCAGTCTGAGCTGGAATCAAGGACGTGGTGGATTTTTGTTTGCACTTGCATTCATAGTGGCAGAATTGGTAGGTTTGCATATTGGAGTTAAAAAAAGTCGTATCATCGCAGCTGTTCCGTTGGCTCTACTAGTAATAGCATACATGGTGTTATTAGAAAACGGACTTCGTGAACAGATTGAATCTATTGCAGATTATTTTGGAATACAACTTTTGCTTTCTTGGGTATGGATGTGGGATTTTATCATAATGGCCATATTTACAACAACCGTATTGATTATCTTCTTTGGTACCAAATGGATAAGGATAGCACCAGCGGGACCGATATTTCTTTGTGGAAGTGCAATTATACTATCTCTTGACGCGTTCTTCCCATATGATTCCCTTGGACCATTACAATATTTTGTACCATATTTAGTGGAACTCAATGTTTGGCTTGTGGATTTATTTGATCTTGGTGTGGCAAATGCATCAGGAAACATGATGTTTCTAAAGGGGGATCATGGACCATTTGCATTACAAGTCTTTTGGCCCTCTGCAGGCGTACATAGTATAATCATCTATTCGCTTGTTATGATGGCATTTTTATTGAAAATGCGTATAGTTCCAAGAAGAAAACTTGCATGGTTTGCATTGGGTATATTTGGAACAATATTAGTAAACGTAATTAGAATTTTTTCTCTTTCATGGTATGCCCTAAAGGTTACAACCGATGTAACACTATGGGAAGAATTTCATTCAATAGCTGGAGAAATCATGTTTTTACCATGGCTTTTTACATTTCTTATGATTGTTGCTGCAGTTGAAAGCAAGAGATTACGGCGTTTGGATGTGCAAGAAAATCAAAAATAA
- a CDS encoding DNA polymerase IV has translation MKKYVVIHVDFDYFYAQCEEIRKPELRTVPVAVCVFSERGENSGAIATANYLARDYGVKAGMPITTAKRKLESIPESIFLPTDFDYYSDISQKTMDIMNNFADVFEYVGKDEAYLDITSKTGGSFDRAAHVGQQIKNTIRDSTKLTCSVGISPNKLVSKIASDFKKPDGLTIVRPENIPTFLEPLKIRDIPGIGKKTEDKLTSMGFNTVGQLCHADVFMLHKEFGRKNGTYIYNASRGKDSSLVAEKEPSVQYSKISTLSRDSSDESFLMSNLSKICDQLHEIVKKNNKLFRSVGIQFVQNDMSNKSHSRMLLHPTASHQDLARTAKQLLHKSLQTQNKPIRRLGVKVSDLSDMSGQLNIDSYF, from the coding sequence ATGAAAAAATATGTGGTAATTCATGTTGATTTTGATTATTTTTATGCTCAATGCGAAGAAATACGTAAACCCGAACTTCGAACTGTTCCAGTAGCTGTATGTGTATTTTCAGAGCGTGGTGAAAATAGTGGTGCAATAGCTACTGCAAATTATTTAGCAAGAGATTATGGCGTAAAAGCAGGCATGCCAATAACGACTGCAAAGAGAAAGCTTGAATCCATTCCAGAATCAATATTTTTACCAACTGATTTTGATTATTATTCAGATATATCACAAAAAACAATGGACATAATGAACAATTTTGCAGATGTTTTTGAATATGTAGGAAAAGATGAAGCATATTTAGACATCACGTCAAAAACTGGAGGAAGTTTTGATCGTGCCGCACATGTTGGACAACAGATCAAAAATACTATACGAGATAGTACAAAACTTACATGTTCTGTCGGTATATCTCCCAATAAATTAGTGTCAAAGATAGCATCTGATTTTAAAAAACCTGATGGTCTTACAATTGTTCGACCCGAAAATATTCCAACATTTCTTGAACCGTTAAAAATACGAGATATACCTGGCATTGGAAAAAAAACAGAAGATAAACTCACATCCATGGGATTTAACACAGTAGGTCAGCTTTGCCATGCAGATGTGTTTATGTTGCATAAAGAATTTGGTCGAAAAAATGGTACATATATTTACAACGCTTCAAGAGGAAAAGATTCATCCCTTGTAGCAGAAAAAGAACCAAGTGTCCAATATAGCAAAATATCCACACTGTCTAGAGATTCTTCTGATGAGTCATTTCTTATGTCAAATCTTTCCAAAATATGTGATCAGCTTCATGAAATTGTGAAAAAAAATAATAAACTTTTTAGATCTGTGGGTATTCAGTTTGTGCAAAATGACATGTCAAATAAATCTCATTCTAGAATGCTGCTTCATCCCACTGCATCTCATCAGGATCTTGCAAGAACTGCCAAACAACTTTTACATAAATCCCTTCAAACTCAAAATAAACCAATCCGTCGATTAGGAGTAAAAGTTTCAGATCTTTCCGATATGTCAGGTCAGCTTAACATTGACAGTTATTTTTGA
- a CDS encoding DNA-RNA-binding protein Alba produces MSDKTHTDAEDILQEIQKKNKLVKINDDQNVIHSENSLSQNEQIPGNSCGCSHDEPSNDDAHSGGSCGCSHDEPSNDDAHSGGSCGCSHDEPSNDDAHSGGSCGCSHDEPSNDDAHSGGSCGCSHDEPSNDDAHSGGSCGCSHDEPSNDDAHSGGSCGCSHDEPSNDDAHSGGSCGCSHDEPSNDNAHSSESLIQPESTPHTHSGGSCGCSHDEPSNDNAHSSESLIQPESTPHTHSGGSCGCSHDEPSNDNAHSSESLIQPESTPHTHSGGSCGCSHDEPSNDNAHSSESLIQPESTPHTHSGGSCGCSHDEPSNDNAHSSESLIQPESTPHTHSGGSCGCSHDEPSNDNITSSSLVESDQVFKGNSNEVDTKKIHEGSETKTEKSIPSSEHNVIFIGDKPLMTYVTHTLTQLAIRSAVTLKARGRKITHAADISQMIEKRMGSVGYKVIDVRISSDLLTHEGKERKVPTIEIDISKK; encoded by the coding sequence ATGTCAGATAAGACACATACGGATGCAGAAGATATTTTACAAGAAATCCAGAAAAAAAATAAACTTGTAAAAATAAATGATGATCAAAATGTAATACATTCTGAAAATTCATTATCTCAAAATGAGCAAATACCTGGTAATTCTTGTGGCTGTTCTCACGACGAACCATCAAATGATGATGCGCACAGTGGTGGCTCTTGTGGCTGTTCTCACGACGAACCATCAAATGATGATGCGCACAGTGGTGGCTCTTGTGGCTGTTCTCACGACGAACCATCAAATGATGATGCGCACAGTGGTGGCTCTTGTGGCTGTTCTCACGACGAACCATCAAATGATGATGCGCACAGTGGTGGCTCTTGTGGCTGTTCTCACGACGAACCATCAAATGATGATGCGCACAGTGGTGGCTCTTGTGGCTGTTCTCACGACGAACCATCAAATGATGATGCGCACAGTGGTGGCTCTTGTGGCTGTTCTCACGACGAACCATCAAATGATGATGCGCACAGTGGTGGCTCTTGTGGCTGTTCTCACGACGAACCATCAAACGACAATGCACATTCATCCGAATCATTAATTCAACCTGAATCAACACCTCATACGCACAGTGGTGGCTCTTGTGGCTGTTCTCACGACGAACCATCAAACGACAATGCACATTCATCCGAATCATTAATTCAACCTGAATCAACACCTCATACGCACAGTGGTGGCTCTTGTGGCTGTTCTCACGACGAACCATCAAACGACAATGCACATTCATCCGAATCATTAATTCAACCTGAATCAACACCTCATACGCACAGTGGTGGCTCTTGTGGCTGTTCTCACGACGAACCATCAAACGACAATGCACATTCATCCGAATCATTAATTCAACCTGAATCAACACCTCATACGCACAGTGGTGGCTCTTGTGGCTGTTCTCACGACGAACCATCAAACGACAATGCACATTCATCCGAATCATTAATTCAACCTGAATCAACACCTCATACGCACAGTGGTGGCTCTTGTGGCTGTTCTCACGACGAACCATCAAACGATAACATAACGTCGTCTTCGTTAGTTGAATCTGACCAAGTATTCAAAGGAAATTCGAATGAAGTTGATACAAAAAAAATACACGAAGGATCTGAAACTAAAACGGAAAAATCCATTCCATCAAGTGAACATAATGTAATATTCATAGGAGATAAACCCCTTATGACGTATGTAACGCACACACTTACACAGCTTGCTATACGATCAGCAGTTACATTAAAAGCACGAGGCAGAAAAATAACACACGCTGCAGACATCTCACAAATGATTGAAAAACGCATGGGTTCTGTAGGATACAAAGTCATAGATGTGCGTATATCTTCAGATTTACTTACACATGAAGGAAAAGAACGTAAAGTTCCTACAATTGAAATAGACATATCTAAAAAATAA
- a CDS encoding lysine transporter LysE — protein MLFNLDDYMYEEFFALAFTIIIISITGVMSPGPLFTANIAYGIKGGIKSGLKMAIGHTIIEMPIVAILGLGIITIDGAPWFIASVAAVGAAGLFVFAVMQTKAVLHEKRSDHIFGKDPLVVGIMLSAMNPFFILWWLTIGLKLITDVIHQWGLIGIPLMFMLHIWFDYVWMMFVGGISGRASKFISNKLYRIIMLGTSIVLVYFGIVFAIDAIMYFIS, from the coding sequence ATGCTATTTAATTTAGACGATTACATGTATGAAGAATTTTTTGCACTTGCCTTTACGATTATCATAATATCCATTACAGGAGTTATGTCTCCAGGACCATTATTTACTGCCAATATCGCATACGGCATAAAAGGAGGCATAAAATCAGGATTAAAAATGGCAATCGGTCATACGATTATTGAGATGCCCATAGTTGCAATATTGGGATTAGGTATAATCACTATTGATGGTGCTCCATGGTTTATAGCAAGTGTTGCAGCTGTTGGTGCTGCAGGTTTGTTTGTCTTTGCAGTCATGCAAACAAAGGCCGTTCTACATGAAAAACGCTCAGATCATATCTTTGGGAAAGATCCATTGGTTGTTGGGATCATGTTGAGTGCGATGAATCCATTTTTTATTTTATGGTGGTTAACCATAGGATTAAAGCTGATCACAGATGTTATTCATCAGTGGGGTTTGATCGGCATACCACTCATGTTTATGCTACATATATGGTTTGATTATGTATGGATGATGTTTGTTGGAGGAATATCAGGTAGAGCCTCGAAATTTATCTCAAATAAATTATATCGAATAATTATGCTTGGGACATCTATCGTTCTAGTATATTTTGGAATTGTGTTTGCCATAGATGCGATCATGTATTTTATTAGTTAA